Proteins encoded by one window of Passer domesticus isolate bPasDom1 chromosome 10, bPasDom1.hap1, whole genome shotgun sequence:
- the LOC135308440 gene encoding histone H3-like centromeric protein A has protein sequence MPRPKPSPRRRGGPPAPSPPRPRARRRRPGQLALQEIRKYQSSTRLLLRPGSFARLVRELCLLFTRGVDYRWQSMALLALQEAAEAFMVRLLEDAYLCSLHARRVTLFPKDLQLARCLRGPEAGGI, from the exons ATGCCCcgccccaaacccagcccccGACGGCGCGGCGGTCCCCCCGCCCCCTCACCGCCCCGGCCGCGGGCACGCA GGCGCCGCCCAGGTCAGCTGGCATTGCAGGAGATCCGCAAGTACCAGAGCAGCACCCGCCTGCTGCTGCGCCCCGGCTCCTTCGCCCGCCTG GTGCGGGAGCTCTGCCTACTCTTCACCCGCGGGGTCGATTACCGCTGGCAGAGCAtggccctgctggcactgcaggag GCAGCAGAGGCCTTCATGGTGCGGCTGCTGGAAGACGCGTACCTGTGCTCCCTGCACGCCCGCCGAGTCACCCTGTTCCCCAAGGATCTGCAGCTGGCCCGGTGCCTGAGGGGACCCGAGGCGGGGGGCATCTGA